A region of Anaerosalibacter sp. Marseille-P3206 DNA encodes the following proteins:
- a CDS encoding lytic transglycosylase domain-containing protein — translation MKKIIIIILFILLLFMGINIGLKLVYPLHYTEYIIKYSSEYEIDPHLVAAIINVESNYDVNAKSQKEARGLMQISPTTAKWASNKLNMEDFSLESLYNPKTNIQIGCWYINVLNEEFNGNLKLILAAYNGGSGNVNKWLKNDEYSKDGENLHDIPFKETDEYVKKVLKNYSMYKKIYKNTFEQGQNKLDSLLGNSIIILKKMLKQFLANI, via the coding sequence TTGAAAAAAATAATTATAATTATATTGTTTATATTATTATTGTTTATGGGAATTAATATTGGATTAAAATTAGTTTATCCACTTCATTATACGGAGTATATAATTAAGTATTCTAGTGAATACGAGATAGATCCACATTTAGTTGCAGCAATAATCAATGTTGAAAGTAATTATGATGTAAATGCTAAGTCTCAGAAAGAAGCTAGAGGCCTTATGCAGATATCACCTACTACTGCAAAATGGGCTTCAAATAAATTGAATATGGAAGACTTTTCTTTAGAGAGTCTTTATAATCCTAAAACAAATATTCAAATTGGCTGTTGGTATATAAATGTATTAAATGAGGAGTTTAATGGAAACTTAAAACTGATTTTAGCTGCATATAATGGTGGCAGTGGTAATGTGAATAAATGGCTTAAAAACGATGAGTACAGTAAGGATGGAGAGAATCTACATGATATTCCATTTAAAGAGACAGATGAGTATGTAAAAAAGGTATTAAAAAACTATAGTATGTATAAAAAAATATATAAAAATACTTTTGAACAGGGGCAAAACAAATTAGATTCTCTATTAGGAAACAGCATAATAATACTAAAAAAAATGTTAAAACAGTTTTTAGCAAATATCTAG
- a CDS encoding RnfABCDGE type electron transport complex subunit G: MNDTLKLGLILLIITSISAVVLAVSNNVTSVAIEEQAKILNDTARREVFEDAKEFEEIESEVLDSIKENKNEVKEIYKAFDSDGNVIGYTISLDTKAYHGNVELLVGITIDKKVAGIKVLNHSETPGLGAKAAEPDFQNRFVDKSAEGELTVVKEETTSDDEIQAISSATITTKGVVNGVNSAIEIYNEVLAK, from the coding sequence GTGAATGATACATTAAAACTAGGACTTATATTACTAATAATCACTTCTATATCAGCAGTGGTATTAGCAGTATCAAATAACGTTACTTCTGTGGCAATAGAAGAGCAAGCAAAAATATTAAATGATACAGCTAGAAGAGAAGTGTTTGAAGATGCTAAAGAATTTGAAGAAATAGAAAGTGAAGTTCTAGATAGCATAAAAGAAAATAAAAATGAAGTAAAAGAAATATATAAAGCTTTTGATAGTGATGGAAACGTAATAGGATATACAATATCTTTGGATACAAAGGCATATCATGGAAATGTTGAACTATTAGTAGGTATAACAATAGATAAAAAAGTTGCTGGAATTAAGGTTTTAAATCATAGTGAAACTCCTGGTTTAGGAGCTAAGGCAGCAGAACCTGATTTCCAAAATAGATTTGTAGATAAATCAGCAGAAGGCGAATTAACTGTGGTAAAAGAAGAGACAACTTCCGATGATGAGATACAAGCTATAAGTAGTGCTACTATAACAACAAAAGGAGTTGTAAATGGAGTTAACTCAGCAATTGAGATATATAATGAAGTTTTAGCGAAATAA
- the rsxC gene encoding electron transport complex subunit RsxC — MKLENLTFKGGVHVPHYKELTQGIPLKSAKEPEMVIIPLQQHIGAPCDPLVKVGDRVKVGQKIGQAKAFVSAPVHSSIAGIVKKIAPMTTPTGMNINCITIESDGTNELDESVKPKGTLESLSSKEVLEIIKESGITGMGGAGFPTHVKLSPPPEKKIDTIILNGAECEPYLTADHRLMLERPEMVVLGLKAIMKAVEVDRGFIAIEDNKPDAIDSMRKACAGETNIKLVTLKAKFPQGDEKRIINAVTGREVPSGGLPMDVGVVVDNVGTANAIAEAIKFGKPLYERIVTVTGKGIMEPQNLIVKIGTSFNEVIEQCGGYKGTPGKLIMGGPMMGLSQFTDEIPVIKGTSGILILTEEEVKPQPVAPCIKCGKCVQVCPVHLQPLYISKFSLNKKYDKAEESRALDCIECGSCSFICPAKRPLVESIRVAKREIIAKRKKAK, encoded by the coding sequence ATGAAGCTAGAGAATCTTACTTTTAAAGGAGGAGTTCATGTTCCTCATTATAAGGAATTAACACAAGGAATTCCCCTTAAAAGTGCAAAAGAACCAGAAATGGTTATTATACCTTTACAACAACATATTGGAGCTCCTTGTGATCCACTGGTAAAGGTTGGTGACAGGGTAAAAGTAGGACAGAAAATCGGACAAGCTAAGGCATTTGTGTCAGCGCCTGTTCATTCAAGCATAGCTGGTATTGTTAAAAAAATAGCACCTATGACTACACCTACTGGAATGAATATCAATTGTATAACAATTGAGTCAGATGGAACTAATGAATTAGATGAGAGTGTGAAACCAAAGGGTACATTAGAATCCCTTAGTTCCAAAGAAGTACTTGAAATCATTAAGGAATCTGGAATTACCGGTATGGGTGGTGCAGGATTTCCTACTCATGTTAAATTATCACCACCACCAGAGAAGAAAATCGACACCATAATATTAAATGGAGCAGAATGTGAGCCTTACCTTACTGCTGACCATAGATTAATGTTAGAAAGACCTGAAATGGTCGTATTAGGTTTAAAAGCAATAATGAAGGCTGTTGAAGTAGATAGAGGTTTTATAGCTATAGAGGATAACAAGCCTGATGCTATTGATTCAATGAGAAAGGCCTGTGCTGGGGAAACAAATATTAAATTAGTAACTTTAAAGGCAAAGTTTCCTCAAGGAGATGAAAAGCGTATTATCAACGCAGTAACAGGAAGAGAAGTACCATCTGGAGGACTTCCAATGGATGTTGGCGTTGTTGTTGATAACGTAGGTACAGCAAATGCAATAGCAGAAGCTATTAAATTTGGAAAACCATTATATGAGAGAATAGTTACAGTTACAGGAAAAGGAATTATGGAACCACAAAACTTAATTGTAAAAATTGGAACTTCTTTTAATGAGGTAATTGAACAATGTGGTGGTTATAAAGGAACTCCTGGAAAACTGATTATGGGTGGACCAATGATGGGATTAAGTCAATTTACAGATGAAATACCTGTTATCAAAGGAACTTCAGGTATTTTGATACTAACTGAAGAAGAAGTAAAACCACAACCAGTAGCACCATGTATTAAATGTGGTAAATGTGTACAAGTATGTCCAGTTCATTTACAACCATTATATATTAGCAAATTTTCTTTAAATAAGAAATATGATAAAGCTGAAGAATCAAGGGCATTAGATTGTATTGAATGTGGTTCATGTTCTTTTATTTGTCCAGCTAAAAGACCTTTAGTAGAGTCAATTAGGGTGGCAAAAAGAGAGATAATTGCAAAGAGGAAAAAAGCTAAATAA
- a CDS encoding MBL fold metallo-hydrolase RNA specificity domain-containing protein: MQIRFLGASKVVTGSNFLIETDKYKILLDCGMFQGSEELEKLNFEKFSYNPADIDYLILSHAHIDHSGRIPKLVKEGFKGKIICTSATFDLCKIMLIDSANIQQSDVEWENRKRQRAGKEPIEPLYTVDDAELSLKYFETYLYDQKITLNEDIIVRFKDAGHILGSSIIELWVKEKKEFTKIVFSGDLGMPGRPIIKKPEYIDEADYLIIESTYGNRIHEDIKASAKKLVDIINTTALRGGSVIIPSFAVGRTQEIIYELNKYYEYDKSVEEYMRIPVYVDSPMAVRATEAFQANPNCFNEETKKMILNGDNPFEFPNLFYVKSQQESMKLNKYNFPRVVISSSGMCTAGRIRHHLKHNLWKGSNSIVFVGYQAEGTLGRRLLDGEKNVKILGEDIKVEAEIYNLEGFSGHADQNVLMDWLNKFEQKPKKIFVVHGEKDSSEEFAELIETKLSVETIVPNLGDGFKIEEVVKQSHTGVVLEPIKESEDIKRELQEVYNQFESLVYRTDELIDPKFLSEDYDNLKNKLLELQQKLMDVNMLISK, encoded by the coding sequence ATGCAAATAAGATTTTTAGGAGCTTCTAAAGTAGTAACAGGTTCAAATTTCTTGATTGAAACAGATAAGTACAAAATTCTTTTAGACTGTGGGATGTTCCAAGGAAGTGAAGAACTTGAAAAATTAAATTTTGAAAAATTCAGTTACAATCCTGCAGATATTGATTATTTAATCTTGAGCCATGCCCATATAGACCATAGTGGAAGAATACCGAAGCTTGTAAAAGAAGGGTTTAAGGGAAAGATAATATGTACTAGTGCTACATTTGATTTGTGCAAGATAATGCTTATAGATAGCGCAAATATTCAACAGTCAGACGTGGAGTGGGAGAACAGAAAAAGGCAAAGAGCTGGTAAGGAACCTATAGAACCACTTTATACAGTAGATGATGCTGAATTGAGTTTAAAATATTTTGAAACATATTTATATGATCAAAAAATTACTTTAAATGAAGATATAATAGTTAGATTTAAGGACGCAGGGCATATTTTAGGCTCATCAATTATAGAGTTATGGGTTAAGGAGAAAAAGGAATTTACCAAAATAGTTTTTTCAGGAGATTTAGGTATGCCTGGAAGACCTATAATCAAAAAGCCTGAGTATATTGATGAAGCAGATTATTTAATTATTGAATCAACTTATGGAAATAGGATTCATGAAGATATAAAAGCTAGTGCTAAAAAATTGGTAGACATTATAAATACTACTGCTCTAAGAGGGGGATCTGTTATCATACCTTCTTTTGCAGTTGGAAGAACTCAGGAAATCATATACGAGTTAAATAAATATTATGAATACGATAAGAGTGTAGAAGAGTATATGAGAATTCCAGTATATGTAGATAGTCCAATGGCAGTGCGAGCTACTGAAGCTTTTCAAGCTAACCCAAACTGTTTTAATGAGGAAACTAAAAAAATGATTTTAAATGGGGATAATCCTTTTGAATTTCCAAATTTATTTTATGTAAAGAGCCAGCAAGAATCCATGAAATTAAATAAGTACAATTTTCCTAGAGTTGTCATTTCATCAAGTGGAATGTGTACAGCTGGAAGGATAAGACATCATTTAAAACACAATCTTTGGAAGGGTAGTAATAGTATAGTGTTTGTAGGTTACCAAGCTGAAGGAACCTTAGGTAGAAGACTTTTAGATGGAGAAAAAAACGTAAAAATACTAGGAGAAGATATAAAGGTTGAAGCAGAAATATATAATTTAGAAGGTTTTTCAGGTCATGCAGATCAAAACGTTCTTATGGATTGGTTAAACAAATTTGAACAAAAACCAAAGAAAATATTTGTTGTTCATGGAGAAAAAGACTCATCAGAAGAATTTGCGGAACTTATAGAAACAAAATTAAGTGTAGAAACTATAGTACCAAATTTAGGAGATGGATTTAAGATAGAAGAGGTTGTTAAACAGAGTCATACTGGAGTTGTTTTAGAACCTATTAAGGAAAGCGAAGACATTAAAAGAGAACTTCAAGAAGTATACAATCAATTTGAATCTTTAGTATATAGAACAGACGAATTAATAGATCCTAAATTTTTAAGTGAAGATTATGATAATCTAAAGAATAAATTATTAGAATTACAGCAAAAACTAATGGATGTTAATATGCTTATAAGTAAATGA
- the coaE gene encoding dephospho-CoA kinase (Dephospho-CoA kinase (CoaE) performs the final step in coenzyme A biosynthesis.), giving the protein MKQNSCKVIGITGGIASGKSTVTEVLIKEGFKIIDADKIARKVVEIGKPAYTEIVNTFGVEILESDLNINRRRLGQLVFNDSNLIDKLNKIIHPKIFEEIVHLIDNYCKSQRVIFIDVPLLIEELDNFKLYDVNIDEIWLVYIDREEQLKRLIKRDKYDCEEAIARINSQMSLEKKREYATVIIDNNNGIDELIIKVKKLIEPFK; this is encoded by the coding sequence ATGAAACAAAATAGTTGTAAGGTTATAGGTATTACAGGAGGAATAGCATCTGGGAAGAGTACTGTTACAGAGGTATTAATAAAAGAAGGTTTCAAAATAATAGATGCAGATAAAATTGCTAGAAAAGTAGTTGAAATAGGAAAACCCGCTTATACAGAAATCGTAAATACATTTGGTGTAGAAATATTAGAATCAGATTTAAATATCAACAGAAGAAGACTAGGACAATTAGTATTTAATGATTCAAATCTTATAGATAAGTTAAATAAAATAATTCATCCTAAGATATTTGAAGAAATTGTACATTTAATTGATAATTATTGCAAAAGTCAAAGGGTAATATTTATTGATGTCCCTCTATTAATTGAAGAACTAGATAATTTCAAATTATATGATGTGAATATAGATGAGATATGGTTAGTATATATAGATAGAGAAGAACAGTTGAAAAGACTTATAAAAAGAGATAAATATGATTGCGAGGAAGCAATAGCTAGGATTAATTCACAGATGTCTTTAGAAAAGAAAAGAGAATATGCAACTGTGATAATAGACAACAATAATGGAATCGATGAATTAATAATAAAAGTAAAAAAACTAATTGAACCTTTCAAGTAG
- the polA gene encoding DNA polymerase I: MIILGKDRLMIIDGSSLIYRAFYALPLLSTKDGIYTNGVYGFLTMLYKIKEEYDPKYLCVAFDKKGPTFRHLEFEQYKANRDKAPNELSLQFPILKDVLNAMNVNQIEIDGFEADDIAGTVAKFGEANDLDVILVSGDKDYLQLVSEKSKVLLTRKGITELEEYDLDAMSNKYGITPEQFIDLKGLMGDNSDNIPGVPGIGEKTGLKLLKQFNSMENIYEHIEEVRGNKTRESLIEHKQQAFMSRKLAEIVTNVPIDLDIEKMELVEPDWEKLKIIYEKLEFKSLIEKIPNDKVEVDTKTFETNFTIVESKVDFEKIIENIEKTKKFAFKFVISDENIHKGEILGIAIKTEDSNTYYINFEGNELLPCFINSFKNIFEREDIGKIGHNLKNDIVILFKLGINVTSITFDTIIGQYLINPSQTNYSISELANEYLNIQIEGEEDLLGKGKNKKTYKSLTVEQRGEYTSKILDLVFMLENEILGIIESQGMNELFNNVELPLIEVLASMEYYGFKIDMDILKDLGTKFDEEIEGLTKEIYSLAGEEFNINSPKQLGEILFDKLDLPVIKKTKTGYSTNAEVLDKLFDKHPIIEKILKYRQIIKLKSTYIDGLIALVDEDTNRIHSSFNQTVTNTGRISSTEPNLQNIPVKTEEGREIRKAFVSQNQDYVLVDGDYSQIELRVLAHISDDPKLKEAFYHNEDIHTKTASEVFGVAKEEVTPLMRSRAKAVNFGIVYGISDYGLSRDLNISRKEAKEYIDNYLNNYEKVNEYMDNIIEVGKRDGFVETILHRRRYLPELKSKNFVVRSFGERIAMNTPIQGSAADIIKVAMVKIYTKLKKGKFKSRLILQVHDELIIEAHKDEIERVKELLQEVMEDAITLSVPLKVDMKVGNNWYETK, encoded by the coding sequence ATGATTATTTTGGGAAAAGATAGATTAATGATAATAGATGGAAGTAGTTTAATATATAGGGCATTTTATGCTCTACCACTCTTATCTACAAAAGATGGCATATATACAAATGGAGTATATGGATTTTTGACTATGTTATATAAAATTAAAGAGGAATATGATCCAAAATATTTATGTGTTGCCTTTGATAAAAAAGGTCCAACTTTTAGACATTTAGAATTTGAACAATATAAGGCTAATAGAGATAAGGCACCAAATGAATTGTCATTACAATTTCCAATTTTAAAGGATGTTTTAAATGCAATGAATGTAAATCAAATAGAAATTGATGGCTTTGAAGCTGATGACATAGCTGGTACAGTAGCTAAATTTGGAGAAGCGAACGATTTAGATGTTATATTAGTTTCAGGGGACAAAGATTATCTACAGTTGGTATCTGAAAAGAGTAAAGTATTGTTAACAAGAAAAGGGATAACTGAACTTGAAGAATATGATTTAGATGCCATGTCAAATAAATATGGTATAACACCTGAGCAATTCATTGACTTAAAAGGACTTATGGGAGATAATTCTGACAATATACCTGGAGTACCTGGTATTGGAGAAAAAACAGGTTTAAAACTATTAAAGCAATTTAATTCAATGGAAAATATTTATGAACATATTGAAGAAGTAAGAGGGAATAAGACAAGGGAATCTCTTATAGAGCATAAACAACAAGCTTTTATGAGCAGAAAATTAGCTGAAATTGTAACCAATGTACCTATTGATCTAGATATTGAAAAAATGGAATTAGTTGAACCTGATTGGGAAAAGTTAAAGATTATCTATGAAAAGCTTGAATTTAAGTCATTAATTGAAAAAATACCAAATGACAAAGTAGAAGTGGATACCAAAACATTTGAAACTAATTTTACTATTGTTGAATCTAAAGTAGATTTTGAAAAGATCATTGAGAATATAGAAAAAACTAAAAAATTTGCTTTTAAGTTTGTAATATCAGATGAGAACATACATAAGGGTGAGATATTAGGTATAGCTATAAAAACAGAAGACTCTAATACTTATTACATAAACTTTGAAGGAAATGAACTTTTACCTTGTTTTATAAATAGTTTTAAAAATATATTTGAAAGAGAAGATATAGGAAAAATAGGTCATAATCTAAAAAATGATATAGTAATACTTTTCAAATTAGGTATAAATGTTACATCTATTACTTTTGATACAATAATTGGTCAATATTTAATCAATCCTTCTCAAACAAATTATAGCATCAGTGAGTTAGCAAATGAGTATTTAAATATTCAAATAGAAGGTGAAGAAGATTTACTTGGTAAAGGTAAAAACAAAAAAACATATAAATCTTTAACTGTAGAACAACGAGGAGAGTATACTTCAAAGATATTAGACTTAGTATTTATGTTAGAAAATGAAATACTAGGTATCATTGAAAGTCAAGGAATGAATGAACTTTTTAATAATGTAGAATTACCTCTTATAGAGGTATTAGCTAGTATGGAGTACTATGGATTTAAAATAGACATGGACATATTGAAAGATTTAGGAACAAAATTTGATGAGGAAATAGAAGGATTAACTAAAGAGATATATTCTCTAGCAGGAGAAGAATTCAATATCAACTCGCCAAAACAGCTGGGAGAAATACTTTTTGATAAATTAGATTTGCCAGTTATTAAGAAGACCAAAACTGGATATTCTACAAATGCAGAGGTTCTTGATAAGTTATTTGATAAACATCCAATTATAGAAAAAATACTAAAGTATAGACAAATAATAAAGCTAAAATCAACTTATATTGATGGATTAATAGCATTAGTAGATGAAGATACAAACAGAATACATTCTAGTTTCAATCAAACCGTTACAAATACAGGAAGGATAAGTAGCACTGAACCTAATCTTCAAAACATACCAGTAAAAACTGAAGAAGGTAGGGAAATAAGGAAGGCATTTGTTTCACAAAATCAAGATTATGTGTTAGTTGATGGAGACTATTCTCAAATTGAATTGAGAGTATTAGCTCATATTTCAGATGATCCAAAATTGAAAGAAGCTTTTTATCATAATGAAGATATTCATACAAAAACTGCTAGCGAAGTATTTGGGGTTGCAAAAGAGGAGGTAACACCTCTTATGAGAAGTAGAGCAAAGGCAGTAAACTTTGGAATAGTTTATGGGATTAGTGATTATGGCTTGTCTAGAGATTTGAATATTTCTAGGAAAGAAGCAAAAGAGTATATAGATAATTATTTGAATAACTATGAAAAAGTAAATGAATATATGGATAATATAATTGAAGTGGGAAAAAGAGATGGATTTGTTGAAACCATATTGCATAGAAGGAGATATTTACCAGAGCTTAAATCTAAAAACTTTGTAGTTAGATCTTTTGGTGAGAGAATTGCAATGAATACGCCAATTCAAGGAAGTGCAGCAGATATAATTAAAGTAGCTATGGTGAAAATTTATACCAAGCTAAAAAAAGGAAAATTCAAATCTAGATTGATACTTCAAGTCCATGATGAGCTGATAATAGAGGCACATAAAGATGAAATAGAAAGGGTAAAAGAATTGTTGCAAGAAGTTATGGAAGATGCTATAACATTAAGTGTGCCATTAAAAGTAGATATGAAGGTAGGTAACAATTGGTATGAAACAAAATAG
- a CDS encoding peptide ABC transporter substrate-binding protein has product MKKKSIMTILLIIVISLMVSGCDKKDNLIKNIDFREGENQTTSKEEEPKYGGELVLPITTIKSLNPLLSENVSYYYFSKLIFESLFELDNDMNVKNVLVEDYSLENGGKIVNINLRNDVFWHDGEKFTAEDVKFTIDSIKFGSSESAYRSLILSGVKPFGSSDIRHVLDVNVTGDYTLKIIFDKSYSNALEILTFPIIPKHRFAMGKSEKDSYLNALASNITPVGTGPYKFDEYEKLKTIKLKVNESWWKGKPYIETIIGKMLDDDELVLTSFETGQIDLANTVGIDWEKYAQSERVKIYEYIGQNYEFLAFNFSKKMFQGESGVAIRKAIAYGIDIQDIIQKVYLGHATQIDVPIHPNSWLVSEDANAYGYNTTVAKKILEDAGWTNVDGIYRDESGNKLSITLTTDNNNLLRIKAADMIAENLNAIGIEVIKDYNTNIPDKLTDEMINNEWEKFQGKISKGNFDVALLGWNLASIPDLSFAFHSSQIKQGTNFIRYSDEKMDELLVGAFSAPNRNMKSEAYKKLQNHIVEELPYVSLYFRNKSILVDKKIKGNISPTFFNIYSNIEEWYISSEYHKK; this is encoded by the coding sequence TTGAAAAAAAAGAGCATTATGACTATATTATTGATTATAGTTATTTCATTAATGGTATCGGGTTGTGATAAAAAGGACAATCTAATAAAAAACATTGATTTTAGAGAAGGAGAAAATCAAACTACTTCAAAAGAAGAAGAACCTAAATATGGTGGAGAATTAGTATTGCCTATAACAACTATTAAATCTCTTAATCCTCTTTTGAGTGAAAATGTAAGTTACTATTATTTTAGCAAGTTGATATTTGAGAGTTTATTTGAATTAGATAATGATATGAATGTAAAGAATGTTTTGGTAGAAGATTACTCACTAGAAAATGGAGGCAAAATAGTTAATATAAATTTAAGGAATGATGTGTTCTGGCATGATGGAGAGAAATTTACAGCAGAGGATGTAAAGTTTACTATTGATTCGATAAAGTTTGGAAGTAGTGAGTCGGCTTATAGGAGTTTGATTTTGAGTGGGGTTAAACCTTTTGGTTCATCTGATATACGTCATGTTTTAGATGTAAATGTAACAGGAGATTATACTTTAAAAATAATATTTGATAAAAGTTATAGTAATGCATTAGAAATATTGACATTTCCAATAATACCAAAACATAGATTTGCAATGGGAAAAAGTGAAAAAGACTCTTATTTAAATGCTTTAGCAAGTAATATAACTCCAGTTGGAACTGGACCTTACAAATTTGATGAATATGAGAAGTTGAAAACTATTAAACTTAAAGTAAATGAGAGTTGGTGGAAAGGTAAACCCTATATAGAAACTATTATAGGCAAAATGTTAGATGATGATGAATTGGTTCTCACTTCTTTTGAAACAGGACAGATAGATTTAGCTAATACAGTAGGTATTGATTGGGAGAAATATGCACAAAGTGAAAGAGTTAAAATATATGAATATATTGGGCAGAACTATGAGTTTCTAGCTTTTAACTTTTCAAAGAAGATGTTCCAAGGAGAATCTGGAGTTGCAATTAGAAAGGCAATTGCTTATGGTATAGATATTCAAGATATAATACAAAAAGTATATTTGGGACATGCTACTCAAATTGATGTTCCAATTCACCCTAATTCTTGGCTTGTAAGTGAAGATGCTAATGCCTATGGATATAATACTACTGTTGCAAAAAAAATATTAGAAGACGCCGGATGGACTAATGTTGATGGAATTTATAGAGATGAATCTGGGAATAAGCTTTCTATAACATTGACAACAGATAACAATAACTTGCTTAGAATAAAAGCAGCTGATATGATTGCAGAGAACTTAAATGCTATTGGAATAGAGGTAATAAAAGATTATAATACAAATATTCCTGATAAGCTAACAGATGAAATGATAAACAATGAATGGGAAAAGTTTCAAGGAAAGATTTCCAAAGGAAACTTTGATGTAGCATTATTAGGGTGGAATTTGGCAAGTATTCCTGATTTGTCCTTTGCTTTTCATTCGTCTCAGATAAAACAAGGAACAAATTTTATAAGATATAGTGATGAAAAAATGGATGAATTATTGGTGGGCGCTTTTAGTGCACCAAATAGGAATATGAAAAGTGAAGCCTATAAAAAGTTACAAAATCATATCGTAGAAGAACTACCCTATGTGAGCCTTTATTTTAGAAATAAATCAATACTTGTAGATAAGAAAATAAAAGGAAATATATCTCCTACTTTTTTTAATATATATTCTAATATTGAAGAATGGTATATTTCCAGTGAATACCATAAAAAATAA
- a CDS encoding RnfABCDGE type electron transport complex subunit D, protein MNNTLFASSSPHIRSEESVKRIMLDVCIALTPAIIGSIYFFGFKAFKLILLSVVSAVVFEALTQKALKKPVTIDDFSAVVTGILLAFNLPANAPWWIPVVGSAFAIIIVKQFFGGLGENFMNPALAARAMLLTSWPGIMSTFTAPGPDAVTTATPLAIMKGLAGTEITLPSLSQMFVGNIGGAIGETSSLLLLIGAVYLLLRGVIDWKTPISFIGTTVIMLFLFGVEPNLIPYHIFGGGLILGSFYMATDYSSTPVTPMGKIVFGIGAGFLTALIRVKGGYPEGVSYSILLMNVATPLIERFTRPKVFGEVK, encoded by the coding sequence ATGAATAATACACTATTCGCCTCTTCTTCTCCACATATTAGATCAGAAGAGAGTGTTAAAAGGATAATGTTAGATGTATGTATTGCACTAACACCAGCGATAATAGGTAGTATATATTTTTTTGGATTTAAAGCATTTAAGCTTATATTATTATCCGTTGTATCAGCAGTGGTATTTGAAGCTTTAACACAAAAGGCTTTAAAAAAACCTGTTACAATAGATGATTTTAGTGCAGTGGTAACAGGTATACTTTTGGCTTTCAATTTACCTGCTAATGCACCATGGTGGATTCCAGTTGTAGGTTCAGCTTTTGCAATTATAATAGTAAAACAATTTTTTGGTGGATTGGGTGAAAATTTTATGAACCCAGCATTAGCTGCAAGAGCAATGTTATTAACTTCATGGCCTGGAATTATGTCAACTTTCACAGCACCAGGTCCAGATGCAGTTACAACTGCTACACCATTAGCAATTATGAAAGGTTTAGCAGGAACAGAAATAACATTACCAAGTTTAAGTCAAATGTTTGTAGGTAATATTGGAGGAGCAATTGGAGAAACTTCATCACTGTTATTATTAATCGGTGCAGTTTATCTATTATTAAGAGGAGTTATTGATTGGAAGACTCCAATTTCATTTATAGGAACTACTGTTATAATGTTATTCTTATTTGGAGTAGAACCAAATCTTATTCCATACCATATTTTTGGCGGTGGTTTGATATTAGGATCATTTTATATGGCAACAGACTATTCATCAACACCAGTTACCCCTATGGGTAAAATAGTATTTGGTATAGGTGCGGGATTTTTAACTGCTCTTATTAGAGTAAAAGGAGGATATCCTGAAGGTGTTTCATATTCTATATTGTTAATGAATGTAGCAACACCACTTATAGAAAGATTTACTAGGCCTAAAGTATTTGGGGAGGTGAAGTAA